In Pedosphaera parvula Ellin514, the sequence CTGGTAGTTGAAGATCCGGATGCACCCAGTGGCACTTTTCACCACTGGGTTCTGTTCAATATGAATCCCCGTACCACCGATATTCATGAGGGCAGCGTGCCGGTCATCTCCACCCAGGGACGCACGGACTTCGGTGATACCGAATATGGCGGACCCAAACCTCCTTCCGGCGAACACCACTACTTTTTCAATGTTTATGCCCTGGACACGGTATTAAGCCTGCCGCGCGGTATCAGAGCAGAAGAGCTGGAGAAGGAAATGCAAGGCCATATTATTGATCAAGCCAGCCTCATGGGACGTTTTGCAAAACATTAATCTGGACCGGTTTTATCTCATTGCCCGCAGGTTCGAGATGGAAACATCCTTGAGCGGCTGAACTTTTACGGAAACCAGACCCTGGTCCGGATCCGCCAATGCCTTGAATGCGGCATGGCCAAGATCGATGATGCGGCCGTCCCGCACCAGATCTTTGGCCGGGCCGCGATCTGTAATGGTGACCAGCACGCTCCGTGGCTGCTTCTTACCATCGCGAACATCGTAAGTGGTGACACGCACGCGGGTTCCGAGCGGATAAAACCATGAAGCAGCGGTCAATCTGTCCGGGTCAAACTTCTTGCCATTCGCCATCAGCCGACCGCGATGGTCCTCTCCATACCACGAGGCAAAACCTGTTGCTGATTGCTGGCTGGCACCTGCGTTAAAAGTTGCCATTGCCAAAAGTGCAAGGGCAATACAATGAACCTTCATGATGAGCCTTTTGTTTTACAGGAGTTGATTCTGTTTGCGATCCGTTTGCTTCTGGTCAGAAGGTCTGGAAGTTGCTCCCTTCAATGAAGGAGAGCTTTTCCGGAAAACTTTAAATCTCAAACGCCTCACGCGCTAAAAAACCGCGACTACTGTAATCTCCAAGCCACATCCTCAGCCGAGCATAATTAGATGCGGCCGTGATTGAAATAGGGTGCTCACCCCACCGGCGTTTACCCGGCACGTTTCGGGTCTATACCCACTTCAAAACTCGGAGGAAAAGATCAAAGCTCATCAAGTAGGTCGAAAGATCTGGCACGATGCAAAACGCTGAAATATCCATCTCAAACAAGGTTGCCGATAAGTTGATTTCCATAGGCATCATCGCCTGGAATGAGGAGAAAGGCATTCGCGCCACCCTCGAATCTCTCTTCCAACAATCTTTGTTTCAAAGGCTTGGCGAACGCGGATTATCCTGCGAGATCGTCTGCGTGGCGAACGGTTGCACCGATAATACTCCCAAGGTTGCCGCTCAAGTTTTCGCCGAATATTCAGCCGCTCACGAGTTCCGCCACACTTTCACGTGCCGTCCTCTGGATGTTAAGGAGCGTGGCAAAATCAACGCGTGGAATCTTTATGTCCACAGCCTCTCGGCCTCCGAAGCACAATTTCTGTTCCTCATGGATGCAGATATCAAATTTCTCCACCCGGATACGCTTTGGAACATGGTGGATGCTCTGCAAGAAAACGAGACAGCTTCCATCGCCACTGACCGGCCGGAAAAGAGCATTTCGTTCAAGCAGGACAAATCATTGTTTGAAAAAATTTCCCTCCGGGTTTCGCAAATGACGCAGGCTGGTGATGCCCAACTTTGCGGTCAGCTTTATTGCATCCGTTCTGTAATTGCCCGCCGCATCTATTTGCCGCGCGATCTGGGTGCTTGCGAAGATGGGTTCATCAAGTGGGTTGTCTGCACCGATTTCATTACCAAACCGCTCAACCCGCAGCGCATCATCATCGCGAAGGATGCCGCGCACGTTTTCGATGCCTACACTTCTCCCTCTGCGATTCTGCGCAATCAGAAGCGCCAAATGATTGGGCAGACTGTTGTGCATATCTTGATCGATGACTATTTGAAAACTCTCACTGTCCCGGAAAGGCTTAACCTGGCGGTTGCGTTACGTGAAAAGGAAAGTGCGGATCCGCAGTGGCTCCAGCGACTCATAGGCGACTATATTCAGCAGACGAAACATTTTTGGCAGCTCATCCCCGGCTTGGCAGGTATGCGGTTCAAACGAATCGCGAAGCTAAAGGGATTAGGGAAAGTGGTTTACCTGCCCACCGCAATAGCTGGATTTGCCGTCTCCATGATCGCCTGCTTTAACGCCTACGGGTTTTTGAAGCAAGGCTCAACGAATTACTGGCCTCACGGGAAATCACCGGCTTCCAATTCCGCAGGTGGTTTGCCGGAAGGCCTTGCTCGTACTGCCTCGCACAGCAACTCCGCCCTATGAAATAAAAGGTCGTGGCATGCCGAATCTGAAGGATTGATTTAAGAGCCGTATACAACTCCGCTTTTTCTTAATGGATACAAAAACTTTGTTTGGAATCACTGTTGTTCCGCTGGCGGTGCTGGGCGGAATTATCCTGGGAACGGCTTCGCGCCGAATTCGCGATCTTTTCTTTTTTTTATACTTGCTGCTGGCCATCAACATTGAGCATCTCGATGTAAATTTCGTCAGCCGCGAATGGTATCGCGGCACCTCCAGAGGTTTTGAGTTTTCCTGTTTGGATCCCCTGATCATTGGCGTCTTTTTCGGCTGCCTGTTTAGGCCGCAACCTGGTCAGAGAAGGTGGTTTTGGCCTGCAAGCCTTGGCCTTGCGCTTCTTTTTTTCTTATATGCTGGCTTCTCCGTGGCTATTTCGGATCCTCAATTATGGGGACTATTTGAACTCTCCAAAATGCTCCGTGGAACCATTGTGTTCCTTGCTGCCGCGCTCTACATACGCTCGGAAAGAGAGCTTCGAGTTCTGGTGACGGCACTTGCTTGCGCGGTGTCATGGCAGGGACTTCTGGTTCTTTATCAAAGATACCATCTCGGCATCCATCGAGTGACCGGTGTGATCGGGGATCCGAACAGCCTCTCCATGTATTTATGCATGGCCGCACCGGTTTTTGTCGCAGCTATTACTTCAAATTTCCCTCGCATCATAAAATGTCTATCAATCCTCGCCATTCTTTTGGGTGGTGTTGCCATGGTAATGACCATTTCACGAACCGGCGTGATTACCATGCTGTTCGTGCTCGCGGCAACGGCCGTGGCCTGCGTCAAAATGGAAATAACCCCTAAAAAGATAATGGTCGGTTTGCTGTCCATTTTGATAGCCGGCGGGGTGGTGGGGAAAGCTTGGAACACTTTGGAAGATCGGTTTAAAGATTTCACCGCGAGTGACATCGATACCAACTCCAAAGCTCAGGGGCGCGCCTACTATTTCAAAATCGCCACTGCCATTGCCGAGGACCGCTGGCTCGGTGTCGGGCTGAACAATTGGTCTTATCACGTAAGCAACGAGTACGGTCCCGCTCTCGGATGGCACTTCGTTCCTTATATCGGCACGGAAAACTATCCCAGCGACAAGGTTCCTGCCGGTCGCAATAATCTCGATGCCGCACAAGCAGCACCGGCTCACAACCTGGGTGCCTTGACTGTCGGTGAACTCGGGATTCCCGGGCTTTTTCTTTTCGCTCTGCTATGGCTGCGCTGGTTTCAAATGGGAGCATCCTTTCTTTGGCGGCGAATCCCCGACCCGGTGCATCGCCTGGGGGTGGGATTATTTTTCTCCTGTTGTGGAGTATTCCTGCAAAGCCTCACTGAGTGGGTGTACCGACAACTTCCCATTTACTTTAGCTTTCACATCCTTTTAGGGGCGCTGGCCAGTTTGTATTTTATAAAACATCAGCGTCAGGAAGTCGATTGGGAAGAGGACTTCGAGGCCGGTGAGGAGGAAGTGGAAGAAGAGGAATCAATAATCCTCGAACACGCCAATATCTCTGCTTAAAAAGGTTGATCGATGCATACTGTCCATTTATTAAGAAAATATAATCCAGCAGAGTGGGGCGGAACTGAAACTGCCATCCACCGGTTATTTGACGGCCTCCGCAAACAGGATGTCTCCTCGGTTGTTTATTGTCCTAAATTGGATTGCGCCTGTTCAGTCAATGACCCGCTGCAAGCGGCAGGTTGTCGTATTGAACGATTTAAAGCCTTCGTTCCGGTTTGGGGAATTTCAACTGCCGAGAAAAGGCAACTCGTTTCTGTCGGCGGCAACTTGATGTCTTTCGACCTGATCTCTGCTTTATGGAGACAGAAGAACGTCTCGCTGGTTCACACCCACGCTCTGGGACGCATTGGAGCAATCGGCGCCACCTTTGCACGTCGGCGCAAAATTCCTCTCGTTGCCAGCATTCACGGCGGGGTGTTGGATCTGCCCGCGAACCTGAAGAGCAGCTTTCACAATCCAATTCGCAAAGGAGTGGAGTGGGGGAGAATATTTGGCATGCTGCTGCGTTCCCCGCAATTGCTCGATGATGCGGATGCTATTGTCACGTGCAATCCCAGGGAAGCAGCGCTTCATCAGGAAAAATACCCTCGTAAGCACGTCATGGTGCAACCCCACGGAGTGCCCATGGATCTTTACCGGCGCGACCAGCGTACCGCTGCTCAAGTCGCGTTTCCTCATTTAACCAATCGGCGAATTTTGCTGGCTGTCGGACGCATCGACTCCATCAAAAATCAGGCCTGGTTAATCGAACAGCTCCCGGCCTTATTGGAAAAACATCCCGAAGCGGTTCTCGTGCTGGCCGGTGCTTGCACGGAAGAAAAATACGGCAAAAGAATCGAGAAACGCATACAGGAACTTGGTCTTGGTGAACGTGTATTTCTTACCGGCGGACTTCCCCCCGGTGACCCGCGGTTAATTGGCCTGTTGCAGGTCGCGGAAGCCTTGCTCTTACCATCGGTTTCTGAAACTTTCGGTTTGGTTCTCCTGGAAGCATGGGCCGCCGGCACCTCGGTTATTTCAAGTCGCACTTCGGGTGCCTCCACTCTGATCAAACAGGGTGAAAATGGACTTCTTTTTGATTTGGATAATCCACAATCTTTCCACGAAGCAGTCGATCATACACTTCTCAATCGGGAATTGCGCAGGGAAATGATTGCTTCCGGCGCCAGACTCGTGGCTGCCGAATATAACACGGATGTGCTGGCGGGCAGGATGAAGCGGTTGTACGAAACTTTAATTCAGGAAAAAAATGCGCTACGTCATAGTTCGTGATGATGATACGAATGCTCTCACTCCAATAAACTGCCTGGAGACGCTCTATCGTCCCTTTCTCAGGCGTGGGCTGCCGGTCAACCTCGCCACGATTCCCAATGTTCGTACCACCACGAAAATCCCGGACGGCCGCTTTGAGGGTTTTTTAATGGCGAGAAATGGCAGAACCCCGGAAACATTGCCCATCGGCTCCAACCGGCAACTCGTTGGATACCTCCGCAGCAATCCAGGTTACAATATTGTCCAACACGGTCTGTATCATGATTACTTCGAGTTCGATTGCCAGGATCAAATGGAAGTTCGCCGCCGTCTGGATGATGGCACTCGTTTGCTGATGGAGGCTGGATTTCCCAAACCGAAGACTTTCGTCGCTCCTTACGATAAGTTCTCTCGAACCAGCCTTAACGAGGTTGCCCGGAGATTTCCCGTGCTGTCGTCAGGCTGGTTTGAACTGGGTCGCCTTCCCCTGGCATGGTGGCCAAAATATCTCCTGAAAAAGATTACCAAAAAACCGCACTGGGAGGTTCGGAAGACCGCATTATTATCTCATCCTGGATGTCTGCTTTCCTGCCACCGGCCTTATAATTCCATGCTGAATGAGGTCAGGAAAGCTGTGCAGCGGGGCAGAGTCACCGTTTTGGTCACTCATTGGTGGGAATACTTCAGGGATAATGAGCCTGATGAAGAGTTCATTTGCCAACTGCACCAAACCGCCGCCTATCTCGCGAACGCTCCCTATATTAAAGTTATCTCCTTCGATGAACTGGCAGCGGGCACAATTTCACTGAACTAAGTTACCACCTCAAAACCAATCCGTGCTCGGTTGAAAAACGGCATTTTCTCAAAATGATCATATGAGCCAGTGACAAGCCCTTCGAATGTCGTACAAGGCTCCTGGCCCGGAGGATTGCATTCCAGGCACACTAACCCGCTGTTCGTAGTACTTCGAGGGAAGAGGTGAGCCGCAATCAGGATTGAGGATTCCTTGCGGCTTGAAAGAACAGGGTTCTGTCGTTGTAAAATTAAATCGTTTACAAAACCGTCTTGTCTTTTCCTTTTAGCAGGAGGTGCTTCAAGAGCACTTGTAGGTCTTCCTTGTTCTTTGAATAGAGCGAGGCAATCTGTCCCATCCATCCAGACGCTGCTCCTTTCACAGCTCGCCGGTTTAAAGCGCAAAGTAAGAAGGGATCTGGAATCGTGACGGATGAATTCATTTTCCAATTAATTAATACATTGCCCCAGGCGATGGAATTTCTTACCTCAGTGAGGCGCCCCACCATCGTTTCCGGTCCAACAATGCTGTTGTTGACCTCACTCTCCGCCATGATAAGGGACCTGTCTTCGATTATTGCCATCGGTCCGATCATTGCCCTTGGCCCGATTCTCACGTTCTCACCAATCCAACAGGGACCTTTTAGCTGTGCGGAAGGGGAAATACTGGCTCTGACCGAAGCCCATACGCCTGGCTGGATCTCCCGGACTCCAATGCGGTTCATCGTTGCGGCGCGGGGAAGCCATGATTGCAGGGCCGAAAAAGTGCCCGCATAATCCTTAAACAGTGGATGATGGGTTAATCCTGGGAAATGATCCATCACAGTTGCATCGTTCGGTTCGGCGAGCCATTCGTCCCTTGGGCCCGTCTGGTATTTGGCCCGGGCCGCAGTTGGCGTGAGTTCTCTGGCTTCCTCAATTACTTCGACGTTTAATCCCCAGCGAGTCCCGTTATAAATGAAGTCTTTAATCTGGCCAGCTTCAGGAGCTGCCAGGACGATTACATCTTCAACCTTTAAGGAAGCCAAATGTTCCAGCCAATACTCCAGCATGTTTTTTCCAGCCAGTGGCACCAGGCTAATGGGCCATGTTTCGGCGAGGACATGCACCCCGGGCCGTTCCGCGGGACAGATTAGTAAAGCTTTCATCAACAAGCCCCCTTCCCGGAAAGCACGGCTGGCAGTGTTTTCGCCAATATCTTGAGGTCTACCCAAAAATTCCTGGTTTCAATGTAGGTCACATCCAGTTTAACCTGCCCGTTGAAATCAATTTCACTTCTGCCGCTGATCTGCCAGAAGCAGGTGATGCCAGGTTTCACTGCGAGCCGGCGATGGTCTGCGAGCGTGTAGCGCTTCACCTCCCGCGGAAGCGGTGGTCGCGGACCAACGAGGGACATATCTCCAATCAGGACATTATACAATTGTGGAAGCTCATCCAGGGACAGCTTGCGCAGCCAACGTCCCAGTTTTGTAATTCTGGGATCGTCCTTGATCTTGAAGGTAACGCCTTGTCCTCCATGTTGGTTCCTCGCAATCAATTCCTTCAGCTTTTCTTCTGCGTTCAGGCACATGGAGCGCACTTTAAACATTTTAAACTCCCTGCCATGCTTGCCCACCCGGATCTGCGTAAAAAAAACCGGTCCTCCATCCTGCAGTTTTACCAGCAGACCAATGACGAGAAACAATGGACTCAGCAGCAGGAGTGCAGTCAGACTCGCTGAAAAATCAAATGTCCGTTTCAAAACGTCTCCGCCATTGATCCAGCAAAGCCAATTCAGCCTCTCGTAATAAAAGTTTAAAGCCAGTCTCCAGCGACCCAGAGGCCTTTGCACTGGAAAGTAGTGGTGAATCAATAGTTGTTGGATTTCATGCTCATTCATGGGGGGGACTCCTTGAACGGTGGAAGGGCATTGCGCATTTTGCGGTGTGCGGTCGCCTTTCGACCTCTGGTTGATACGAGTGCTGTCAAAAGTTGATGTATTGCAGGAATCGGAGAGACCAGTATTCATTGACCCTTTTAAAGTTCCCTTAGGAACTCCAGTTGCTGAGTCACGATGTTTATGGAAAATCATGTTGTTCATTGATGGTGTGCCTCGACAATCACCTGCGTAAACATTTGTTCCAAGTCGGCGATATACCTGCCAAAATCGTAACGTTGCCTCACCCATTCGCGCCCACGCTTGCCCATCGTTCGTCCTAATTCCTTGTTCATGAGCAGTTCTTCAATCCGGCTCGCATAGGCAGCCCGATCCATCCAGGGAACAAGATATCCATTATGCCCATCCACCAGCCACTCCTTGATTCCGCCAGCATCAAATCCAATTACGGGAAGTCCGAAATACATTGCTTCAGGGCCGCTTAGACCGAATGGTTCCGGCCAGACCGAACTGACCACAAAAATGCTGCAATCCTGATAGTAGGTTTTTAATTCCGTCTGTTCGACAAAGCCTTTGAATGTGACCCGGTCTGCCAGTCCCAGCTTTTGACAGAGCTTTTCGCAATAGGGCCGGTGATTTCCTTCCCCCAGAATAATGCATTCAAATGGCACCTTAACCATGGCCAGGGATTCCAGGAGTACATCGACGCCTTTCCCGCGAATTATCTGTCCAGCAAACACTATCAAATTCCGGTCGCTAAAGGAACTTTCATCCTTGACCGCCTCCGATTTTCGCACGGGAACATGAATCTCGATCTTCTCCTCTGAAAATCCGTTCCGGATCAGTTCGTTCTTGGTGTATTCAGAATAGACCACGAATCGTTGAAATTTCTGATTTAATTCGATTTCACGTTTTTTGGCCTTGTAACTTATCCACTTGAGCGGGAATCCCGTTTCGTGGTTCCGTCCAATGGTGCCGCCACAGGGGAATACACAATAAAATGAGGCCGGTCGCAGGCAGATCTTCCTGCTCAAATAATGATATTTGTAGCTCCGCATGCAATAAATGTCATGGTCATGCACCATACGCACCTTCGGCACTTCCGAATCGACCAACGCCTCCACCACTTCCAAATCAGCCATTTTGTGAACGTAAATCAGGTCTGGATTGAAATCATCTAATGCTGCTCTGACCCGGTTACGATTATTAGTTCTTTTCATTGCAAAACAGAATGAGAACACGCCTTTCAATGCTGCTTCCGCGCCTGCGTCTTCCGAGCCATGTATTACTCCGACCGTGTGTCCTCGGCACTTTAGTTCGGTCGCCGTTTGCTGGACATTGCCCTCAGCACCGCCAAAGGTTCCAAACCGTTCATGTACAAAACAAACCCTCATTTAAAAGAGCTGTCCGCGATGTAACCGACTCCGCGTCTCACCTGCCATGTTCCATTTGTTTCGAAGGCCAAATCATATCCGTGCGGCAAGGAGTTGCGCTTCTCCTCACCTCTCGCCTTCAGTCGCATATCGCATGGTTCCTTTGCATCCATATTGCGCTTTCATATTACCCCTCGCTACATGCCGTCTCAATGGGGGTAAAAACCGCAAATGGCGGTAGTCCGACACCCTACCTTTAAATAACCCTATGTCCTTTGACTATAATGTTTAAGACGTAATGACTACTTGGCTTTACGCTTAGGCGATGTAGGTATTATCCCCATGGAAGAAAATGGCAATCTGGGACGCACGTTCGCTGCAAGGGTTATTCTGCTGTCCGTTTCAATTGGCGATACAAAGTATCCGACTGAGGATGCACGCATGATTTTTCGGTGGATGATCCACTTGCGCTTGAGGTTCCCGCATGTTGAACTCGGCAGTCGCGTCATTGTAGCAAAGATCCTTGATAGGCCCTGGCGTTGCTCTTTAATTTGCGTTTGTGAAAAACACTTTCTCATCGTTCCTCGGTGCCCTGGTTGTCTTAACTTCTGGTTGCCAGGTCACCCGAGTGCTCAATGAACCCATACCCGTCTCTGCCTCCTTGGGTATTCATGACGAACGGACCGAGCGGGTCGGCAAGGTTATCCAAGACACAATGAGGAAGAACAAAATTCCGGGTATCTCGGTCGCTGTAATTGATCATGGCGCTCTGGTCTGAGCCCAGGGCTTCGGGTGGCGGGATGTCGGCAGACGATTGCAGGTCGATACGAGCACTCAATTTCAGGCCGGTTCCATCAGCAAACCGGTGACGGCGCTGGGAGTTCTTGAATTGTGCGCGGACGGCAAACTCGATCTCGACTCGGATGTGAACCGCTATTTGAAAACCTGGCAACTCGCCTCCAAATTCACCAATAACCCGGTGACGTTGCGCGAATTGCTTTGCCACCGGGCCGGCATGGTGCCGCGCAGTTTTGCCGGAGAAAGGGAAGCCGGCCGGCCACATACGCTGGACGAGGCCTTGAACAATCATGCCTGGTTTTATGGCTGGATCAGCGGTCATTATTTCGGGACGGTCGAAGCAAAGTATCCGCCCGGTTCCCGATATTTGTACTCCGCCGGAGGATACGCCGTGGTGCAGAAGGCAATGGAGGACGTCACTGCCGAACCGTTCGAGACAGCGATGGCCGGGTTGGTTCTGAAGCCAGTGGGCATGAGCCGCTCGCATTTTCAACAGCCGCCCCAGGACACGAACGACATCGCGCGCGGCTACGGTTGGATGCTGACGTTGTTCGGCGGCGGCCGCTGGCGCGTGCTTCCGGAAAAAGCCATGGGCGGATTGTGGACGACACCGCAAGATATCGCGCGGCTGATTATCGCGGTGCAGAAAGCGAAGTCCGGTGAAGTCGGCGGCCCCATTTCTCCCGCGATCGCGAATGAATATCTGACCGCGCCGTACGATGGCTGGCAGGGCATTGGAATTCGTCTGACCGGAAGCGGGGAAAATCTGAAATTCTATCATGACGGGGCGAACTTCGGATATTTCGCCCGCTTCGGCGCCGATGTTTCAAACGGCCGGGCATGGGTCATCATGAGTAACGGCCAAAAGAATAAGTTTGGTCCGATCACGAAATCAATCGCCAGGGAATTTGGCTGGGCTCCGTGATTTGACGAATACAAAGGAACGGTTCGGCTTATTCAAAGAGGGCTATGACAGGCTGCAAAAGGGACAAGCCTTTCAGCCGGTGGAATGTCCGCTCGCGCTTTGAGCGCCGACCTAAAGCTCCTTATTTAACAGTGCAATTGGTCGTGGCAAAAACGCGTCGACCATCAGGCAATTGAGCCTCCGCTTCAATCCAATGCGGACCTGCTTTATTAGGGCTAAATGTGAACGTTTGGCCAAACGTCGGAGCGTGATCCGAAGCCTCCCAAACAATTTGCGCGTTCTCGAGATCTATTCCCGGTGCCTGTAACTTCAGGATCAAGCGCTCTCCTGAAGCAATCCTTTGTGGTATCCCGGTAATGGTCGCGCTGGCGAATTTCCAGGGTTGATCTTTCAAAGGAGATTGGGCCATGAGCCAGGCCAGATAGGCAAGACTGCGAGCTTGATTCACAATGACGAATTCCTGGTTCAGATTAAAACTGTCACCCCAGCGATCGTAAAACGGGAAAGGCGCGACCTGATCACCGTCCGTTGGAAAGCTCAGTTCGCCCAATTCCTTCTTATAGTTATCCAGCCATCCAAAACCATCCTGTATGTTTCCAAGGGGAATTCCAGTCGGGGGAAGAATACGGCGGCTATTTTGTGCATACTGATCCACAATTTCGTGCTGCCTCATCCAACCCATCCCGGTTAGATAGCAAACGTTGATTGGATTACATCCCTGCTCATAATTTAAATTTGACCAGATTGCCCGCATAAATTTGGGGCGGGGATCATTCATCACGGGAAAGTCCAGCTGGCATGCCACAGCCAGGTCAAAAGCGGCATCACCTGAAAAATACCATCCGGCACTGCGCGATTGTTTTGTTTCTTTCGGCAAACTTGTCCCATACGCACTCTCCTCGGCGCGATCCAATTGATCCTGTGCCGCCGCGATGAGTTCCTCTTCGCATTTTGAAAGTAAGGCTGGGTCCAACCGCTCGCGCTT encodes:
- a CDS encoding YbhB/YbcL family Raf kinase inhibitor-like protein, producing MEVQTAPIKKGAKMKIMSPAFKENDTIPKKYTGEDANLSPPLHIEDIPDRAKSLALVVEDPDAPSGTFHHWVLFNMNPRTTDIHEGSVPVISTQGRTDFGDTEYGGPKPPSGEHHYFFNVYALDTVLSLPRGIRAEELEKEMQGHIIDQASLMGRFAKH
- a CDS encoding septal ring lytic transglycosylase RlpA family protein, encoding MKVHCIALALLAMATFNAGASQQSATGFASWYGEDHRGRLMANGKKFDPDRLTAASWFYPLGTRVRVTTYDVRDGKKQPRSVLVTITDRGPAKDLVRDGRIIDLGHAAFKALADPDQGLVSVKVQPLKDVSISNLRAMR
- a CDS encoding glycosyltransferase family 2 protein, whose product is MQNAEISISNKVADKLISIGIIAWNEEKGIRATLESLFQQSLFQRLGERGLSCEIVCVANGCTDNTPKVAAQVFAEYSAAHEFRHTFTCRPLDVKERGKINAWNLYVHSLSASEAQFLFLMDADIKFLHPDTLWNMVDALQENETASIATDRPEKSISFKQDKSLFEKISLRVSQMTQAGDAQLCGQLYCIRSVIARRIYLPRDLGACEDGFIKWVVCTDFITKPLNPQRIIIAKDAAHVFDAYTSPSAILRNQKRQMIGQTVVHILIDDYLKTLTVPERLNLAVALREKESADPQWLQRLIGDYIQQTKHFWQLIPGLAGMRFKRIAKLKGLGKVVYLPTAIAGFAVSMIACFNAYGFLKQGSTNYWPHGKSPASNSAGGLPEGLARTASHSNSAL
- a CDS encoding O-antigen ligase family protein, with the translated sequence MDTKTLFGITVVPLAVLGGIILGTASRRIRDLFFFLYLLLAINIEHLDVNFVSREWYRGTSRGFEFSCLDPLIIGVFFGCLFRPQPGQRRWFWPASLGLALLFFLYAGFSVAISDPQLWGLFELSKMLRGTIVFLAAALYIRSERELRVLVTALACAVSWQGLLVLYQRYHLGIHRVTGVIGDPNSLSMYLCMAAPVFVAAITSNFPRIIKCLSILAILLGGVAMVMTISRTGVITMLFVLAATAVACVKMEITPKKIMVGLLSILIAGGVVGKAWNTLEDRFKDFTASDIDTNSKAQGRAYYFKIATAIAEDRWLGVGLNNWSYHVSNEYGPALGWHFVPYIGTENYPSDKVPAGRNNLDAAQAAPAHNLGALTVGELGIPGLFLFALLWLRWFQMGASFLWRRIPDPVHRLGVGLFFSCCGVFLQSLTEWVYRQLPIYFSFHILLGALASLYFIKHQRQEVDWEEDFEAGEEEVEEEESIILEHANISA
- a CDS encoding glycosyltransferase family 4 protein; protein product: MHTVHLLRKYNPAEWGGTETAIHRLFDGLRKQDVSSVVYCPKLDCACSVNDPLQAAGCRIERFKAFVPVWGISTAEKRQLVSVGGNLMSFDLISALWRQKNVSLVHTHALGRIGAIGATFARRRKIPLVASIHGGVLDLPANLKSSFHNPIRKGVEWGRIFGMLLRSPQLLDDADAIVTCNPREAALHQEKYPRKHVMVQPHGVPMDLYRRDQRTAAQVAFPHLTNRRILLAVGRIDSIKNQAWLIEQLPALLEKHPEAVLVLAGACTEEKYGKRIEKRIQELGLGERVFLTGGLPPGDPRLIGLLQVAEALLLPSVSETFGLVLLEAWAAGTSVISSRTSGASTLIKQGENGLLFDLDNPQSFHEAVDHTLLNRELRREMIASGARLVAAEYNTDVLAGRMKRLYETLIQEKNALRHSS
- a CDS encoding DUF2334 domain-containing protein, which codes for MRYVIVRDDDTNALTPINCLETLYRPFLRRGLPVNLATIPNVRTTTKIPDGRFEGFLMARNGRTPETLPIGSNRQLVGYLRSNPGYNIVQHGLYHDYFEFDCQDQMEVRRRLDDGTRLLMEAGFPKPKTFVAPYDKFSRTSLNEVARRFPVLSSGWFELGRLPLAWWPKYLLKKITKKPHWEVRKTALLSHPGCLLSCHRPYNSMLNEVRKAVQRGRVTVLVTHWWEYFRDNEPDEEFICQLHQTAAYLANAPYIKVISFDELAAGTISLN
- a CDS encoding sugar transferase, translated to MNEHEIQQLLIHHYFPVQRPLGRWRLALNFYYERLNWLCWINGGDVLKRTFDFSASLTALLLLSPLFLVIGLLVKLQDGGPVFFTQIRVGKHGREFKMFKVRSMCLNAEEKLKELIARNQHGGQGVTFKIKDDPRITKLGRWLRKLSLDELPQLYNVLIGDMSLVGPRPPLPREVKRYTLADHRRLAVKPGITCFWQISGRSEIDFNGQVKLDVTYIETRNFWVDLKILAKTLPAVLSGKGAC
- a CDS encoding glycosyltransferase family 4 protein; protein product: MRVCFVHERFGTFGGAEGNVQQTATELKCRGHTVGVIHGSEDAGAEAALKGVFSFCFAMKRTNNRNRVRAALDDFNPDLIYVHKMADLEVVEALVDSEVPKVRMVHDHDIYCMRSYKYHYLSRKICLRPASFYCVFPCGGTIGRNHETGFPLKWISYKAKKREIELNQKFQRFVVYSEYTKNELIRNGFSEEKIEIHVPVRKSEAVKDESSFSDRNLIVFAGQIIRGKGVDVLLESLAMVKVPFECIILGEGNHRPYCEKLCQKLGLADRVTFKGFVEQTELKTYYQDCSIFVVSSVWPEPFGLSGPEAMYFGLPVIGFDAGGIKEWLVDGHNGYLVPWMDRAAYASRIEELLMNKELGRTMGKRGREWVRQRYDFGRYIADLEQMFTQVIVEAHHQ